In Brevibacillus brevis, a genomic segment contains:
- the glmS gene encoding glutamine--fructose-6-phosphate transaminase (isomerizing) — MCGIMGYIGNKEAKSILIDGLRKLEYRGYDSAGIAVCDGSSIAICKAKGRIDVLERQAETTSLPGAVGIGHTRWATHGRPSDENSHPHNDQSGKFVVVHNGIIENYLELRQALEERGVVFTSQTDTEVIVHLLAEEYDGDIVSAVQRVTRKIRGAYALGVMTEYEPDKLIAVRLASPLIVGVGKGENFIGSDIPAVLEHTRDVYVLEDGDLAVLTKDSVTVLDIRTNQQIERDLMRIEWDKEQAEKDGFDHYMLKEIYEQPRALQSTMTGRIDEAGEHILLSDLKLTPEDVRGIDKIYIVACGTAYHAGLIGKHVIESLAHIPVEIDVASEFRYRRPLFKGKTLTIVVSQSGETADTLAALREAKRHGSAVLAITNVVGSSIAREADHLLTTNAGPEIAVASTKAYTSQLVAFYLLGLYLAEGRETVSSQERAALIADLRKLPEQVEAILAHAEEIHAFARSIQDEGHLFFIGRGLDYAVALEGSLKLKEISYIHSEAYAAGELKHGTLALIEEGTRVIALSTQEQLHEKMVSNITEVKARGAVVLGIALEDNVELHRSVDEVCLIPSTHSLLTPILSVIPLQLIAYYTSVALGNDVDRPRNLAKSVTVE; from the coding sequence ATGTGTGGAATTATGGGATATATCGGAAACAAGGAAGCCAAGTCTATTCTGATCGACGGACTTCGCAAGCTGGAATACCGCGGCTACGATTCGGCCGGGATCGCGGTGTGCGACGGATCATCGATCGCCATTTGCAAGGCGAAGGGGCGCATAGACGTATTGGAGCGGCAAGCAGAGACCACCAGCCTGCCGGGAGCGGTCGGCATCGGCCATACGCGCTGGGCGACCCACGGGCGTCCGTCGGATGAAAACTCTCATCCCCACAATGATCAGTCGGGTAAATTTGTGGTCGTGCACAATGGCATCATCGAAAATTACCTGGAGCTGAGGCAAGCCCTGGAAGAGCGAGGAGTCGTATTTACCTCGCAAACAGACACCGAAGTCATCGTCCATCTGCTGGCGGAAGAGTACGACGGTGATATCGTGTCGGCTGTCCAGCGCGTCACCCGCAAGATTCGCGGGGCGTACGCCCTGGGCGTCATGACGGAATACGAACCGGACAAGCTGATTGCCGTCCGGCTCGCCAGCCCGCTGATCGTCGGAGTGGGAAAAGGTGAAAATTTCATTGGATCCGACATTCCGGCTGTCCTGGAGCATACACGCGATGTCTACGTCCTGGAAGATGGCGATCTGGCCGTTTTGACGAAAGATTCGGTCACCGTTCTGGACATCCGGACGAATCAGCAGATCGAGCGCGACCTGATGCGGATCGAGTGGGACAAAGAGCAAGCGGAAAAGGACGGCTTCGACCACTACATGCTGAAAGAAATTTACGAGCAGCCGCGTGCTTTGCAAAGCACGATGACCGGACGGATCGACGAAGCGGGAGAGCACATTCTGTTGTCCGATCTAAAGCTGACGCCCGAAGATGTGCGGGGGATCGACAAAATTTACATCGTGGCATGCGGGACAGCCTACCATGCAGGGTTGATCGGCAAGCACGTGATTGAAAGCCTGGCCCACATCCCCGTGGAAATCGACGTGGCTTCGGAGTTTCGCTACCGTCGTCCCCTTTTCAAAGGAAAGACGCTCACCATCGTCGTCAGCCAGTCCGGCGAAACGGCCGATACGCTGGCGGCCCTGCGCGAAGCCAAGCGCCATGGCTCGGCTGTCCTGGCCATTACGAATGTCGTGGGCAGCTCCATCGCCCGGGAGGCCGACCACTTGCTCACGACGAATGCGGGCCCGGAAATCGCCGTCGCCTCCACCAAGGCATACACGTCCCAGCTCGTTGCCTTTTATCTGCTGGGGCTGTATTTGGCAGAGGGAAGGGAGACGGTTTCCTCGCAGGAGAGAGCTGCCTTGATCGCAGACCTGCGCAAGCTGCCGGAGCAGGTCGAAGCGATTCTGGCTCATGCCGAAGAGATTCACGCATTCGCCCGCTCTATTCAGGACGAGGGGCATCTGTTCTTCATCGGACGCGGCCTTGACTACGCCGTCGCGCTGGAAGGTTCGCTGAAGCTAAAGGAAATCTCCTACATCCATTCCGAGGCGTATGCTGCCGGGGAGCTCAAGCACGGCACGCTTGCGCTCATCGAAGAGGGGACGCGGGTCATTGCGCTGTCCACCCAGGAGCAGCTGCACGAGAAAATGGTCAGCAACATCACAGAGGTGAAGGCGAGGGGAGCGGTCGTTCTCGGCATCGCCCTCGAGGACAACGTGGAGCTGCACCGCTCGGTCGACGAAGTATGCCTGATCCCGAGCACCCATTCGCTTTTGACCCCGATTTTGAGCGTCATTCCGCTGCAGCTGATCGCTTATTACACTTCGGTAGCGTTGGGGAATGACGTGGATCGTCCCCGCAATCTGGCGAAAAGTGTAACAGTCGAGTAG
- a CDS encoding GNAT family N-acetyltransferase, protein MKWKVLILPPQALAESQMTLIRFARQEGERRITKHAIDWLTRLTPKKMAQQKATVALAMNGKRVVGLFAVSRCGLDQSFLVVDKRYRNRGIGKALTTHLCQRLPKLYVRVALDNEASLALFRGMGFEPVKASIGPTGKPTLWLAYGCWHPNDLQEHAG, encoded by the coding sequence ATGAAATGGAAGGTTTTGATTTTGCCGCCGCAAGCTTTGGCGGAATCCCAAATGACATTGATCCGCTTTGCCCGCCAGGAAGGGGAGCGGCGGATCACCAAGCACGCCATCGACTGGCTGACGCGCCTCACTCCGAAAAAGATGGCTCAGCAGAAAGCGACAGTGGCTCTCGCGATGAACGGCAAACGGGTAGTCGGATTGTTTGCCGTCTCACGCTGCGGCCTCGACCAATCCTTTCTGGTCGTAGATAAACGGTATCGCAATCGGGGCATCGGCAAGGCACTGACTACGCATTTGTGCCAGCGCCTGCCCAAACTGTACGTGCGCGTCGCACTGGATAATGAAGCAAGCCTGGCGCTGTTTCGCGGCATGGGGTTTGAGCCTGTGAAAGCCAGTATCGGACCAACGGGAAAGCCAACGCTGTGGCTAGCTTACGGCTGTTGGCATCCGAACGATTTGCAGGAGCATGCCGGCTGA
- a CDS encoding YheC/YheD family protein, whose amino-acid sequence MQRQRSGWLTILPSGKWFLQLPRQALAKARKPLYASLGPFSHHKRVHTGLPSQQPGRIRTRINWKMVNDTLRLGPLIGILTVGEGSAFFGNRENFKDIALSGKKWGALVYVFTTKGINWEKKKVRGYLYNEKQSSWQEVVLPFPHVVYNRIPSRKAEQRPEVRKTLSRINDLPNVTLFNRCFFDKQELFQMLANYPSVHSFLPETKKLDTLARFRSFCTAHQFVYLKPVRGKAGEGIMRIDYKNDMWRLERLKEQKAIIRRFSNLDDLWRHVKGHIRQKRYIMQQGIKRARYLGKPFDVRVLVQKNGHGEWSVTGVGIRRSGSQSITTHVPRGGSIHSLATVLHSLFPSEPERIEEMIHQTALMIAGALNEEIKDLAEMSMDLGLTVDGKLWFFEANAKPEKFDEPSIRRLSLSNLIHYAQYVSRLPSGRGVVAG is encoded by the coding sequence ATGCAGAGGCAGCGCTCCGGGTGGTTGACCATCCTCCCAAGCGGCAAATGGTTTCTGCAGCTTCCGCGACAAGCGTTGGCCAAGGCACGCAAGCCGCTTTACGCCAGCCTTGGACCTTTTTCCCATCACAAGCGCGTGCATACCGGCTTGCCCAGTCAGCAGCCTGGCCGCATTCGTACCCGGATCAACTGGAAGATGGTCAATGACACGCTCAGGCTCGGACCGTTAATCGGCATCCTGACGGTCGGCGAAGGATCGGCATTTTTCGGAAACCGGGAAAATTTCAAGGATATCGCTCTTTCCGGGAAAAAATGGGGTGCCCTTGTGTACGTGTTTACAACGAAAGGAATCAACTGGGAGAAGAAGAAGGTACGCGGCTACTTGTACAACGAGAAGCAGAGCAGTTGGCAGGAAGTCGTTCTACCGTTTCCCCATGTCGTCTACAACCGCATTCCCTCCCGGAAGGCCGAGCAACGCCCAGAGGTGCGCAAAACGCTATCGCGGATCAACGATTTGCCGAACGTCACTCTGTTCAACCGCTGTTTCTTTGATAAGCAGGAATTGTTCCAAATGCTTGCCAACTATCCAAGTGTGCATTCCTTTTTGCCTGAAACGAAAAAACTCGATACGCTTGCCCGCTTCCGCAGCTTCTGCACCGCCCACCAGTTCGTTTACTTAAAACCGGTGCGCGGCAAGGCCGGCGAAGGGATCATGCGGATTGATTACAAAAACGACATGTGGCGGCTCGAGCGGCTCAAGGAGCAAAAAGCGATCATCCGCCGTTTTTCCAATCTGGATGACCTGTGGAGGCACGTCAAAGGCCATATTCGGCAAAAGCGGTACATCATGCAGCAGGGGATCAAGCGAGCGCGCTATCTCGGCAAGCCGTTTGACGTACGTGTCCTCGTACAAAAAAACGGACATGGCGAATGGAGCGTGACCGGTGTCGGAATCAGGCGGTCCGGATCGCAAAGCATCACCACCCACGTCCCCCGCGGGGGATCGATCCACTCATTGGCCACCGTCCTGCATTCGCTGTTCCCGTCCGAACCGGAAAGGATCGAGGAAATGATCCACCAGACGGCGCTTATGATCGCTGGCGCACTCAACGAAGAAATCAAGGATCTGGCGGAAATGTCAATGGACCTGGGATTGACGGTAGACGGCAAGCTCTGGTTTTTCGAAGCGAATGCCAAACCTGAAAAATTTGACGAACCCTCGATCCGTAGGCTTTCTCTGTCCAATCTCATCCATTACGCACAGTACGTATCCCGCCTGCCAAGCGGGCGAGGAGTAGTAGCGGGGTAG
- a CDS encoding glycosyltransferase, translating to MRDFLLYYGIFAVYYVIAINSLYFIIMMFSFKNIIGILKSSVYSRFQALSGSKHVPPISILVPAYNEELTIIENVRSLLSLNYPRYEVIVVNDGSKDETLQVLIREFELEASTYTPVQPLLQTSEIRGIYHNPAFPNLYLIDKENGGKADSLNAGINVSHYPLIASIDADSLLEKDALIRIAKVYMENPDETVAIGGDIRIANGCKIEDGVVRNIRLPDKFLPMMQSVEYLKAFLGGRIGWAAINGLIIVSGAFGVFRKDYVIKVGGYREGYPGEDMNIIIKLHKYMLENKLPYRVAFCPDAVCWTQAPDTFKILGSQRRRWGRGNLKNMIEYGKHMVLRPKYKLFGMLTLPFNILFETLNPYFRITGLLALIGYTLLDMTNSQVLLLYGLLNVIYGVLLGVGALLLEEIAFRRYPRIRDIVKMLFYTILMFFGYRQLGVIWRFLGHIEYLRKNNSWGTMTRKSWQAEGSKNISSLEARG from the coding sequence ATGAGAGACTTTTTGCTCTATTACGGAATATTCGCGGTCTACTATGTGATTGCGATCAATTCGTTGTACTTCATCATCATGATGTTCTCCTTCAAGAACATCATCGGGATCCTGAAGAGCTCCGTCTATTCCAGATTCCAGGCGCTGTCAGGCTCGAAGCACGTTCCGCCCATATCCATCCTGGTGCCGGCGTACAACGAGGAGCTGACCATCATCGAAAACGTCAGGTCGCTGCTCTCGCTGAACTACCCCCGCTACGAGGTAATCGTGGTCAACGATGGCTCCAAAGACGAGACGCTGCAGGTGCTCATCCGCGAATTCGAGCTGGAAGCATCGACTTACACGCCTGTCCAGCCGCTCTTGCAGACATCGGAAATTCGGGGGATCTACCACAATCCGGCGTTTCCGAACCTGTATCTGATCGACAAGGAAAACGGCGGGAAGGCGGACTCGCTCAACGCCGGCATCAATGTGTCGCACTATCCGCTGATCGCTTCTATCGATGCCGATTCGCTGCTGGAAAAAGACGCTCTGATCCGGATCGCCAAGGTCTATATGGAAAATCCGGATGAGACGGTAGCCATCGGCGGTGACATCCGGATCGCAAACGGCTGCAAGATCGAAGACGGAGTGGTCCGGAACATTCGGCTGCCCGACAAGTTTTTGCCGATGATGCAGTCGGTCGAATACCTCAAGGCGTTTTTGGGAGGAAGGATCGGCTGGGCTGCGATCAACGGACTGATCATCGTGTCGGGAGCCTTCGGAGTTTTCCGCAAAGACTACGTGATCAAGGTCGGCGGGTACCGGGAAGGCTACCCCGGCGAGGACATGAACATCATTATCAAGCTGCACAAGTACATGCTGGAAAACAAACTCCCTTATCGCGTCGCCTTCTGCCCGGACGCGGTCTGCTGGACGCAAGCCCCGGACACGTTCAAGATCCTGGGCAGTCAGCGGCGCAGATGGGGGCGCGGCAATTTGAAAAACATGATCGAGTACGGAAAGCATATGGTGCTGCGACCCAAATACAAGTTATTCGGGATGCTTACTTTGCCTTTCAATATCTTGTTTGAAACGCTCAACCCGTACTTCCGGATCACAGGACTCCTGGCTTTGATCGGCTACACGCTCCTGGACATGACCAACTCCCAGGTGCTCCTGTTGTACGGACTGCTCAATGTGATCTACGGCGTGCTGCTGGGAGTCGGCGCGCTGCTGCTGGAGGAAATCGCGTTTCGGCGCTATCCCCGCATTCGGGATATCGTCAAAATGCTTTTCTATACCATTCTGATGTTTTTCGGCTATCGCCAGCTCGGTGTCATCTGGAGATTCCTCGGACACATTGAATACTTGCGCAAGAACAACTCGTGGGGCACGATGACCCGCAAGAGCTGGCAAGCGGAAGGCAGCAAAAATATTTCGAGTTTGGAGGCAAGAGGATGA
- a CDS encoding HEAT repeat domain-containing protein, producing the protein MQTPLAAAILFLYALCGVTALGLLVLFGLKLRNIAAEKQAKRCLEKYRDYFFYLQAHGEDEEQLRLPPGDVTQREKQIIQKKLFELMERFTGIHRQKLERLCEDMGLVDLDLKRLNGGWKWTRVDAAYNLGAMRSSRAVPELLGLLGKLGYDPSLFIVARAVAKCARDAEDLAGMVRELVRHRKNFHQLIVDILSESEVELQPLYASFLQDADHDLVKIGLIGLAQSNPAGVGERLDKLVRSADKEVRIKAVKLLCSDARQLTEKRVREFMAHPDWEIRAAVAKAAGTLGLSSSIPLLKKAVGDDNWWVSHHSARSLAQLDVEGFQALCEILQEGGLGRAVQMAQQIVLEELEKGRLQSADPTNPSPYNQKLYLYQNSRKRTISTAQA; encoded by the coding sequence GTGCAAACACCACTTGCGGCGGCGATCTTGTTTCTGTACGCGCTGTGCGGAGTGACTGCTTTGGGCCTGCTCGTCCTGTTCGGGCTCAAGCTGAGGAATATCGCCGCGGAAAAACAAGCGAAACGCTGCCTAGAAAAGTACCGGGACTATTTCTTCTACCTGCAGGCACACGGGGAGGACGAGGAGCAACTGCGGCTTCCCCCTGGCGATGTGACGCAGCGCGAGAAGCAGATCATCCAAAAAAAGCTGTTTGAATTGATGGAACGATTTACAGGCATCCATCGGCAAAAGCTCGAGAGGTTGTGCGAGGATATGGGGCTTGTCGATCTCGACCTCAAGCGGTTGAACGGCGGCTGGAAGTGGACGAGAGTCGACGCGGCCTACAACCTCGGGGCGATGCGCTCCTCGCGTGCGGTGCCAGAATTACTGGGGCTGCTGGGGAAGCTAGGATACGATCCCAGCCTGTTCATCGTCGCCCGGGCAGTGGCCAAGTGCGCGCGTGACGCGGAGGATCTGGCAGGCATGGTCCGGGAGCTGGTTCGCCATCGCAAAAACTTCCACCAGTTAATCGTCGACATTCTCAGCGAATCAGAAGTAGAACTGCAGCCGCTATACGCTTCCTTTTTGCAGGACGCGGATCACGACCTGGTCAAGATCGGGCTGATCGGCCTTGCACAAAGCAATCCTGCCGGCGTGGGCGAGCGGCTTGACAAGCTCGTGCGTTCTGCGGACAAGGAAGTGCGGATCAAGGCCGTCAAGCTGCTGTGCAGCGACGCTCGCCAGCTGACGGAAAAGAGGGTGCGCGAATTCATGGCGCACCCCGATTGGGAGATTCGGGCAGCAGTAGCCAAGGCAGCAGGAACGCTCGGACTTTCGTCCAGCATTCCGCTGCTGAAAAAGGCGGTGGGCGACGACAACTGGTGGGTCAGCCATCACAGCGCTCGCAGCCTGGCGCAGCTCGACGTCGAAGGCTTCCAGGCACTTTGCGAGATTCTGCAGGAGGGTGGCCTCGGCAGAGCTGTGCAAATGGCCCAGCAGATCGTGCTGGAGGAGCTGGAAAAGGGCAGACTGCAGTCGGCCGATCCGACCAATCCATCGCCGTACAATCAAAAGCTGTATCTCTACCAGAATTCGCGCAAAAGGACCATTTCGACTGCGCAGGCATGA
- the glmU gene encoding bifunctional UDP-N-acetylglucosamine diphosphorylase/glucosamine-1-phosphate N-acetyltransferase GlmU: MNIYAVILAAGKGTRMKSRLYKVMHPVCGKTMIEHVVDAVEELSPHQLFVVVGHGAEAVTLKLGDRVRYARQDEQLGTAHAVWMCQDVLGDREGVTLVLNGDTPLVQGETLRQLLAYHREREAAATVLTAIVDDPTGYGRIVRDENGNVRRIVEEKDATLGQKKVCEISTGIFCFDNRKLFEAIPLVSNENAQGEYYLPDVLAILQEQGCLISAYAADNPDEGAGVNDRIQLAQLEQKMRKRINERHMKNGVTIIDPASTYIDADVAIGTDTVIYPGSYLSGHTRIGEGCAIGPHAHVLGSVIENRVQVSSSTVVGSRIPEGAIVGPYAYIGGEGDQTSPQAVSRQWLGDTLSPDAALTGGRC; this comes from the coding sequence ATGAATATCTATGCGGTAATACTGGCCGCCGGAAAAGGGACGCGAATGAAATCCAGACTGTACAAGGTCATGCATCCCGTTTGCGGCAAGACAATGATCGAACACGTTGTAGACGCGGTGGAAGAGCTGTCGCCGCATCAGCTGTTCGTGGTGGTCGGCCATGGCGCCGAAGCCGTCACGCTCAAGCTGGGCGACCGCGTCCGCTACGCCAGGCAGGACGAGCAGTTGGGAACCGCCCATGCCGTCTGGATGTGCCAGGACGTCTTGGGTGACAGGGAAGGTGTCACGCTGGTTCTGAACGGCGATACGCCGCTGGTGCAAGGGGAAACGCTTCGCCAGCTGCTGGCCTATCACCGGGAGCGGGAGGCGGCCGCGACCGTACTGACCGCAATCGTGGATGACCCGACGGGCTACGGGCGGATTGTCCGCGACGAGAACGGCAACGTCAGACGGATCGTGGAGGAGAAGGATGCGACGCTGGGACAGAAGAAGGTGTGCGAAATCAGCACAGGCATTTTCTGCTTCGACAACCGCAAGCTGTTTGAAGCCATTCCGCTCGTTTCCAATGAAAATGCCCAAGGGGAGTACTACCTGCCGGACGTCCTGGCGATCCTTCAGGAACAAGGCTGCCTGATTAGCGCCTACGCCGCGGACAATCCGGACGAAGGCGCGGGAGTGAACGACCGCATCCAGCTCGCGCAGCTCGAACAAAAAATGCGGAAACGAATCAATGAGCGCCACATGAAGAACGGCGTGACGATCATTGATCCGGCTTCTACCTATATAGATGCGGACGTCGCGATCGGCACCGATACGGTGATTTATCCGGGCTCCTATTTGAGCGGACATACCCGGATCGGGGAAGGGTGCGCGATCGGTCCTCACGCCCATGTACTCGGCAGCGTGATCGAAAACCGAGTGCAGGTGAGCTCGTCGACCGTCGTCGGGAGCAGGATCCCCGAGGGGGCAATCGTCGGTCCTTACGCCTACATAGGCGGAGAAGGGGACCAGACCAGTCCGCAGGCTGTCTCGCGTCAGTGGCTCGGCGACACGCTGTCGCCGGATGCGGCGCTGACGGGAGGACGATGCTGA
- a CDS encoding response regulator: MSNLRAAFQQRLSQLEANRTSCGVILAACSNFSKEELEAMRKHFEQSAPAITTHYAFDGTGIVGVLLEQQKLGDTHFHALLVKEYLLDRRLLSGSLLIASFPDGARDTGQTLMKMTQDIRQLERLGEIHIYDREREQASILLVNPDETVNEFLSIYLQRKGYRVIVASDGMEGVQKYQEVGPDLVITDLNLPVINGYQLMERIKHAGSERYSKIVVLTDKRLEEDVQKSFALGASDYITKPFSPVELEARVKRLIS, translated from the coding sequence ATGAGTAATCTCAGAGCAGCTTTTCAACAGCGATTGAGCCAGCTTGAAGCGAATCGAACGTCGTGTGGGGTTATTTTGGCAGCTTGCAGCAATTTCTCGAAAGAAGAGCTGGAAGCGATGCGGAAACATTTTGAGCAGTCAGCCCCTGCAATAACAACCCACTACGCATTCGACGGGACGGGCATCGTAGGAGTGCTTTTGGAGCAGCAAAAGCTGGGCGATACCCATTTTCACGCCCTTTTGGTCAAAGAGTACCTGCTCGACCGCAGGCTCCTGTCCGGCAGCCTGCTGATCGCCAGCTTTCCCGACGGCGCACGAGACACAGGCCAGACCCTCATGAAGATGACTCAGGACATCCGGCAACTGGAAAGGCTGGGGGAGATCCACATTTATGATCGGGAGCGTGAACAGGCGAGCATCCTGCTCGTCAACCCGGACGAAACCGTCAACGAGTTTTTGAGCATATACCTCCAAAGGAAAGGATACCGCGTCATCGTCGCGAGCGACGGAATGGAAGGCGTGCAAAAGTATCAGGAGGTAGGGCCGGACCTGGTCATTACGGACTTGAATCTGCCCGTGATCAACGGCTACCAGCTGATGGAGCGAATCAAGCACGCAGGGAGTGAGCGTTACAGCAAGATCGTCGTGCTGACTGACAAACGCCTGGAGGAGGACGTTCAAAAATCATTCGCGCTGGGGGCGTCCGACTACATTACCAAGCCGTTTTCCCCGGTGGAGCTCGAAGCCAGGGTCAAACGCCTGATTTCCTGA
- a CDS encoding nucleotide sugar dehydrogenase, with amino-acid sequence MGRYEELKQSIQLKTAKVGIIGLGYVGLPLAVETLKAGYTVIGIDLHAGKVENLKAGISHIQDISHETIRGCMESGRFFPTTDYNVLAELDAISICVPTPLSPNQDPDTSYIIHVVEQIKTHMRQGLLITLESTTYPGTTEELIQQEFEKLGYEAGVDFFLCYSPERVDPGNRLYTTYNTPKVIGGTTEKCLELGSLLYGNLVKTVVPVTSPKVAEMSKLLENTFRSVNIAFMNEMAMMCDRMGINVWEVIKAASTKPFGFMPFYPGPGIGGHCIPLDPMYLSWKAKGYRFHSQFIEIAQSINDNMPDYVLNKTGQVLNIYAKAINSSRILILGMAYKPDVDDLRESPGLEIYELFAKSGAKVDYYDPYAQSFVDKEGRVVHSIAGDLEAFKDYDCMVLVTNHRCFDYQQLAELGVAIIDTRNAFDGIVSKNIYKLGNPVAIPQEKEMVSLLA; translated from the coding sequence ATGGGAAGATACGAGGAACTCAAACAAAGCATTCAACTGAAAACAGCGAAGGTCGGCATTATCGGATTGGGCTATGTCGGCCTTCCGCTCGCGGTGGAAACACTGAAAGCCGGGTACACGGTGATCGGGATCGACTTGCATGCGGGCAAGGTTGAAAATCTCAAGGCGGGCATCTCTCACATCCAGGATATTTCCCACGAGACGATCCGGGGCTGCATGGAGAGCGGGCGCTTTTTCCCCACGACGGATTACAACGTGCTCGCCGAGCTGGACGCGATCAGCATTTGCGTTCCCACTCCGCTCAGCCCCAATCAGGATCCCGATACGTCCTACATCATTCACGTCGTCGAGCAAATCAAGACGCACATGCGCCAAGGGCTGCTGATCACGCTGGAGAGCACTACGTATCCCGGCACGACAGAGGAATTGATCCAGCAGGAATTCGAAAAGCTCGGCTATGAGGCGGGGGTAGACTTCTTTCTCTGCTATTCTCCAGAGCGCGTGGACCCGGGCAACCGGCTGTACACCACCTACAACACGCCGAAAGTCATCGGCGGTACGACGGAAAAATGCCTGGAGCTGGGCTCGCTCTTGTACGGCAACCTGGTCAAAACAGTCGTACCGGTCACATCGCCGAAAGTGGCGGAGATGTCCAAGCTATTGGAAAACACGTTTCGCAGCGTCAACATCGCCTTTATGAACGAAATGGCGATGATGTGCGACAGAATGGGCATCAACGTATGGGAAGTCATCAAGGCCGCCTCTACCAAGCCGTTCGGCTTCATGCCGTTCTATCCGGGGCCGGGAATCGGCGGGCATTGCATTCCGCTGGATCCGATGTACCTGTCGTGGAAGGCCAAAGGCTACCGCTTCCACAGCCAATTCATCGAGATCGCCCAATCGATCAACGACAATATGCCTGATTACGTCCTGAACAAGACCGGCCAGGTGCTCAACATCTACGCCAAAGCGATCAACAGCTCGCGCATCCTGATCCTGGGCATGGCCTACAAGCCAGACGTGGACGACCTGCGGGAATCCCCCGGACTGGAAATTTACGAGCTGTTCGCCAAAAGCGGCGCCAAGGTCGACTACTACGATCCGTATGCGCAAAGCTTTGTGGACAAAGAAGGGCGTGTGGTGCATTCCATCGCGGGCGACCTGGAAGCGTTCAAAGACTATGACTGCATGGTGCTGGTCACCAATCACCGCTGCTTCGACTATCAGCAGCTGGCAGAGCTGGGCGTGGCGATCATTGACACGCGCAACGCCTTTGACGGCATCGTGAGCAAGAACATCTACAAGCTCGGCAATCCGGTCGCGATTCCCCAGGAAAAGGAAATGGTCAGCCTGCTCGCGTAA